In the genome of Rhizobium etli 8C-3, one region contains:
- a CDS encoding OsmC family protein produces MTKFSAEVSWQRGGGTFTDGKYSRGHMWNFDGGHSVPASASPHNVPLPYSVAENVDPEEAYVAALSSCHMLFYLWLASKKGIVVNSYVDTATGIMEKVDGKMLVSRVELKPAVIYADEAPSRKMEEKLHHEAHELCFLANSVKTNIEVRLD; encoded by the coding sequence ATGACGAAATTTTCAGCGGAAGTATCTTGGCAGCGCGGCGGAGGTACTTTCACGGACGGAAAATACAGCCGCGGTCATATGTGGAATTTCGATGGGGGCCATTCGGTTCCCGCATCGGCTTCGCCGCACAACGTTCCGCTTCCGTATTCGGTCGCCGAGAACGTCGATCCTGAGGAGGCTTATGTCGCGGCGCTCTCCAGCTGCCACATGCTGTTCTACCTGTGGCTTGCCTCGAAGAAGGGCATCGTCGTTAACAGCTATGTCGATACCGCGACTGGGATCATGGAGAAGGTCGACGGAAAAATGCTCGTGAGCCGCGTCGAGCTGAAGCCCGCCGTGATCTATGCGGACGAAGCGCCGAGCCGGAAAATGGAAGAAAAGCTTCATCATGAGGCCCATGAACTCTGTTTCCTCGCCAATTCGGTGAAGACGAATATCGAGGTTCGCCTCGACTAG
- a CDS encoding AI-2E family transporter: MSLSNNKKLPGEPRWLGPSAPTRTPLIPSISAARWLLILIVAAGVYFFYGFVVPVLAALVIGFASWPLYRRLLGRVGGNTTIAATIAIILIVTFLVIPIGLAITYTTGEVREWVAWIIHANRQGAPTPQWILALPFAGPYLDDLWVKYIGSPGSVGEVIQAVSGANIGNIYRAVLAAGGASFHLLLTLLFMLIALFFVYRDGASFSRQIDMLGERILPNRWERISRVVPATISSTVMGMTLIAIGEGIVLGVAYWIAGVPSPVTLGVLTGIMALIPGGAPLSFTLVSIYLVASGSHVAGVALFIWGTVELFIVDKTLRPKLVGGPIKLPFLPTFFGLVGGVKTMGFLGLFIGPVLMALLVAIWREWMHEVKTNDQTALGPEVMIDEQAPPVQRAADG, from the coding sequence GTGAGCCTCTCGAACAACAAGAAACTGCCTGGCGAGCCGCGGTGGCTTGGGCCTTCTGCGCCCACACGCACGCCGCTCATTCCCTCGATTTCCGCGGCCCGGTGGCTTTTGATCCTGATCGTTGCTGCAGGCGTCTATTTCTTCTACGGCTTTGTCGTTCCGGTTCTGGCCGCACTCGTCATCGGTTTTGCAAGCTGGCCACTTTATCGCAGACTTCTTGGGCGCGTCGGCGGCAATACGACGATCGCAGCCACGATCGCGATCATCCTCATCGTGACCTTCCTCGTTATTCCGATCGGGCTCGCGATCACCTATACGACGGGCGAGGTGCGCGAATGGGTCGCCTGGATAATTCACGCCAACCGGCAGGGTGCCCCGACGCCACAGTGGATCCTCGCCTTGCCTTTTGCAGGGCCTTATCTCGACGATCTCTGGGTGAAATATATCGGCAGTCCCGGTTCCGTGGGTGAGGTCATTCAGGCTGTCAGCGGCGCCAATATCGGCAATATTTACCGCGCGGTCCTCGCAGCCGGCGGCGCGTCTTTCCACCTGCTTCTGACGCTGCTTTTTATGCTGATTGCACTGTTCTTCGTCTATCGCGACGGCGCGTCCTTCTCGCGTCAGATCGACATGCTTGGCGAACGGATCCTACCCAATCGCTGGGAACGGATTTCGCGCGTCGTTCCGGCAACGATCAGTTCCACCGTGATGGGTATGACGCTGATCGCGATCGGCGAAGGCATCGTCCTCGGCGTCGCCTATTGGATCGCAGGCGTCCCATCGCCTGTGACACTCGGCGTCTTGACGGGCATCATGGCACTGATACCCGGCGGCGCGCCGCTCTCGTTCACCTTGGTTTCGATCTATCTCGTCGCCAGCGGATCGCATGTCGCCGGGGTCGCACTCTTCATCTGGGGCACCGTCGAACTCTTCATCGTTGACAAGACGCTGCGTCCGAAGCTTGTCGGCGGGCCGATCAAGCTTCCCTTCCTTCCGACTTTCTTCGGCCTCGTCGGCGGCGTGAAGACCATGGGCTTCCTCGGTCTCTTCATCGGCCCGGTCTTGATGGCACTGCTCGTCGCGATCTGGCGCGAATGGATGCACGAAGTGAAGACGAACGATCAGACCGCGCTCGGCCCGGAAGTCATGATCGACGAGCAGGCGCCGCCGGTGCAGCGCGCTGCCGACGGCTGA
- a CDS encoding GNAT family N-acetyltransferase, whose protein sequence is MSVTVALESPRQKEIIRLLELSDAYTQSLYPAESNHLVDLSTLEKSMVSFFVARNAGEIVGCAALLEAGDGTAEIKRMFVDPQARGLKIASRLMERLEEHARAVGLDAIRLETGIYQPEAVGLYRKYGYADIGPFGSYLPDPLSLFMEKRLK, encoded by the coding sequence ATGTCCGTCACCGTCGCTCTTGAATCGCCGCGTCAGAAGGAAATCATCCGCCTGCTCGAGCTTTCGGATGCCTATACGCAGTCGCTTTATCCCGCCGAAAGCAATCACCTGGTCGATCTCTCGACCCTGGAAAAGTCCATGGTAAGCTTCTTCGTGGCGCGGAATGCAGGAGAGATCGTCGGCTGTGCGGCACTCCTGGAGGCGGGAGACGGTACGGCGGAGATCAAGCGCATGTTCGTCGATCCGCAGGCAAGAGGACTGAAGATCGCGAGCCGCTTGATGGAGCGGCTGGAGGAGCATGCCCGGGCGGTGGGTCTTGATGCGATCCGGCTCGAGACCGGCATCTATCAACCGGAGGCGGTCGGTCTCTATCGCAAATACGGCTATGCCGACATCGGACCCTTCGGCTCGTATCTGCCGGATCCGCTCAGCCTCTTCATGGAAAAGCGGCTCAAATGA
- a CDS encoding DUF2336 domain-containing protein, with product MIVDAFLRWVETAKAGDRARAASALGRAYLQSEMLPEERKAAEMAMTFLLDDPSPRVRLALAEAIAWSDEAPRALILALAEDQPGIACHAVTYSPLLSDADLVDLAARGGSVTRILIAARASISRAVSAALAEVGDEEDILCLLENQGAAIAPVSLKRIAQRLGDCCDIRNLLLDRADLPVDARQLLTQQVSNALIAFPLAQAAIGLNRLQRISREATQAAVVSLVGDARPCEIGDLVEHLRLSGHLTPSFLMHALCSGKVEFFAGAIVNLTGCTERRVRSILATGRMHAVRALYEAAGLTREISTVFVEATLLWREASKKTAGTMLANVCGRLLERFRHHDGTHDAVSELLDLVEKLHIAEQRQSARSYASLTALAAA from the coding sequence GTGATCGTAGACGCTTTTCTTCGCTGGGTTGAAACTGCCAAGGCCGGAGACAGGGCTCGCGCTGCTAGTGCGCTCGGCCGTGCCTATTTGCAATCCGAAATGCTTCCTGAGGAACGCAAGGCCGCGGAAATGGCGATGACCTTCCTGCTCGACGATCCATCGCCGCGCGTGCGCCTGGCACTGGCCGAAGCGATTGCTTGGTCCGACGAAGCGCCGCGCGCGCTCATTCTTGCCCTCGCCGAAGACCAGCCGGGGATCGCCTGCCACGCGGTGACCTATTCCCCGCTTCTTTCGGACGCCGATCTCGTCGATCTTGCAGCCCGCGGCGGCAGCGTCACCCGTATCCTGATCGCCGCACGTGCATCGATCTCGCGTGCTGTTTCAGCTGCTCTTGCGGAAGTTGGCGATGAAGAGGATATCCTATGCCTTCTCGAAAACCAGGGAGCCGCGATTGCTCCAGTATCCCTAAAGCGTATTGCGCAGCGGCTGGGCGACTGTTGCGATATCCGCAATCTTCTGCTTGATCGCGCCGATCTGCCGGTCGATGCCCGTCAGCTGTTGACGCAGCAAGTCAGCAATGCATTGATCGCCTTTCCCTTGGCCCAGGCAGCGATCGGCCTCAATCGTCTGCAGCGCATCAGCCGCGAGGCGACGCAGGCGGCCGTCGTGTCGCTTGTCGGCGATGCCCGGCCGTGCGAGATCGGCGATCTCGTCGAACATCTGCGTCTTAGTGGCCATTTGACGCCGTCATTTCTCATGCATGCCCTCTGCTCCGGCAAGGTGGAATTCTTCGCCGGCGCTATCGTCAATCTCACCGGCTGCACCGAAAGGCGCGTACGCTCGATCCTCGCCACCGGTCGCATGCATGCGGTGCGCGCCCTCTACGAGGCCGCCGGGCTCACCCGCGAGATCAGCACGGTGTTCGTCGAGGCGACGCTTCTCTGGCGCGAAGCTTCCAAGAAGACCGCAGGCACAATGCTTGCCAACGTTTGCGGCAGGCTGCTCGAACGCTTCCGTCACCACGACGGCACCCACGACGCCGTTAGCGAGTTGCTGGATCTGGTCGAGAAGCTTCACATCGCTGAGCAACGCCAATCGGCCCGCAGTTATGCATCGCTGACGGCGCTCGCGGCAGCCTAG
- a CDS encoding flavin reductase family protein: MFYPTDTNSHGLSHDPFKAIVAPRPIGWIGTKGRDGSLNLGPYSFFNAVSDRPKLVMFSSSGRKHSQRNAAETGVFTCNFVSRNLVEQMNLSSAALPYGIDEFELAGLTAKLGELVDAPYVGEAFAVLECKVTELIEPKSLSGKPSESVMVLGEVVGIHIDEQIIREGRLDMSIARPVARMGYMDYSEGSDVFELLRPQVRNDLIAAGKG, encoded by the coding sequence ATGTTCTATCCTACCGATACGAACAGCCATGGCCTGTCGCACGATCCGTTCAAGGCGATCGTCGCGCCGCGTCCGATCGGTTGGATCGGAACGAAGGGCAGGGACGGCTCTCTGAACCTCGGCCCCTATTCCTTCTTCAACGCCGTTTCCGACCGGCCGAAGCTGGTGATGTTTTCCTCCAGCGGCCGCAAGCACAGCCAGCGCAACGCAGCCGAAACCGGTGTCTTCACCTGCAATTTCGTCAGCCGCAACCTTGTCGAACAGATGAACCTGTCGTCGGCCGCGCTGCCTTATGGGATCGACGAGTTCGAGCTGGCAGGCTTGACGGCAAAGCTGGGTGAACTTGTCGATGCGCCCTATGTTGGCGAGGCCTTCGCGGTGCTCGAATGCAAGGTTACCGAACTGATCGAACCAAAGAGCCTCTCGGGCAAGCCTTCTGAAAGCGTCATGGTCCTCGGCGAGGTCGTCGGCATCCATATCGACGAGCAGATCATCCGCGAGGGGCGCCTCGATATGTCGATCGCGCGGCCGGTGGCACGCATGGGGTATATGGATTACAGCGAAGGCAGCGACGTCTTCGAGCTGCTGCGCCCGCAGGTGCGGAACGATCTGATCGCGGCCGGGAAGGGTTAA
- a CDS encoding nitroreductase family protein, translated as MKSDIKLIDYLAVRRSIPAFQMCEPGPEKAEIGEILRLASRVPDHGKLAPWRFIVYRGEERVHIGKELLKLALEAKPDLSEEMTEVERTRFTRAPVVVAVVSKAGPHSKIPEWEQIMSAGAVCLNIIFSANAHGWVANWLTEWFAYDERAYPLLGVHPGERIAGFVHIGSTNFPVVERPRPEISETVTWVGGEA; from the coding sequence ATGAAATCCGATATCAAGCTCATCGATTACCTCGCCGTGCGCCGTTCCATCCCCGCATTCCAGATGTGCGAACCCGGACCGGAAAAGGCCGAGATCGGGGAAATCCTCCGTCTGGCATCTCGCGTTCCCGACCACGGCAAGCTCGCGCCCTGGCGCTTCATCGTTTATCGCGGCGAAGAGCGCGTCCATATCGGCAAGGAGCTTCTGAAGCTCGCGCTCGAAGCCAAGCCCGATCTTTCCGAGGAAATGACCGAGGTCGAGCGGACGCGCTTCACCCGCGCGCCGGTCGTCGTCGCCGTCGTCAGCAAAGCCGGGCCGCATTCCAAGATCCCGGAATGGGAACAGATCATGTCAGCAGGCGCTGTTTGCCTCAATATTATCTTTTCGGCGAACGCCCATGGCTGGGTGGCCAACTGGCTGACCGAGTGGTTCGCCTATGACGAGCGTGCCTATCCGCTGCTTGGCGTCCACCCGGGCGAGCGGATTGCCGGCTTCGTCCATATCGGCTCGACAAATTTTCCGGTTGTTGAACGACCCCGTCCGGAAATATCGGAAACCGTCACTTGGGTTGGTGGAGAGGCTTGA
- the thrS gene encoding threonine--tRNA ligase — protein MSQSVSLTFPDGNQRNFESGTTGLDVAESISKSLSKKAVAIAIDGTVRDLSDPVTTGKIEIITRNDKRALELIRHDAAHVMAESVQELWPGTQVTIGPVIENGFYYDFAKNEPFTLDDLPKIEKKMKEIIARNAPFTKQVWSREKAKEVFAAKGEQYKVELVDAIPEGQDLKIYYQGDWFDLCRGPHMASTGQIGSAFKLLKVAGAYWRGDSNNPMLSRIYGTAFAEQSELDNYLNMLAEAEKRDHRRLGREMDLFHFQEEGPGVVFWHGKGWRIFQTLVAYMRRRLAADYQEVNAPQVLDASLWETSGHWGWYQENMFAVKSAHALTHPDDKEADNRVFALKPMNCPGHVQIFKHGLKSYRELPIRLAEFGTVHRYEPSGALHGLMRVRGFTQDDAHIFCTDEQMAAECLKINDLILSVYKDFGFDEITIKLSTRPDKRVGSDELWDRAESVMMDVLTTIQQQSNDIKTGILPGEGAFYGPKFEYTLKDAIGREWQCGTTQVDFNLPERFGAFYIDSNSEKTQPVMIHRAICGSMERFLGILIENFAGHLPLWVSPLQVVVATITSEADGYGAEVAEALQEAGLNVETDFRNEKINYKIREHSITKVPVIIVCGRKEAEERTVNIRRLGSQDQTSMPLEAAIESLSWEATPPDMRRKIEAKKSKAA, from the coding sequence ATGTCCCAATCCGTTTCCCTGACTTTCCCCGATGGCAATCAACGAAATTTCGAATCCGGCACGACCGGCCTCGACGTTGCCGAATCCATCTCCAAGTCGCTTTCCAAGAAGGCTGTCGCCATTGCGATCGACGGCACCGTGCGCGACCTTTCCGACCCGGTGACGACAGGCAAAATCGAGATCATCACCCGCAATGACAAGCGCGCCCTGGAACTGATCCGGCACGACGCAGCACATGTCATGGCAGAATCCGTGCAGGAGCTCTGGCCCGGCACACAGGTGACGATCGGTCCGGTCATCGAGAACGGCTTCTATTACGACTTCGCCAAGAACGAACCTTTCACGCTGGACGATCTGCCGAAGATCGAAAAGAAGATGAAGGAGATCATCGCCCGCAACGCCCCCTTCACCAAACAAGTGTGGTCGCGTGAGAAGGCCAAGGAAGTGTTCGCCGCCAAGGGCGAGCAGTACAAGGTCGAACTCGTCGATGCGATCCCGGAAGGCCAGGATCTGAAAATCTACTATCAGGGCGACTGGTTCGACCTTTGCCGCGGCCCGCACATGGCATCGACCGGTCAGATCGGCTCGGCTTTCAAGCTGTTGAAGGTGGCAGGCGCCTATTGGCGCGGCGATAGCAACAATCCGATGCTCTCGCGTATCTACGGCACGGCCTTTGCCGAACAGTCCGAACTCGACAACTATCTCAACATGCTCGCCGAAGCCGAAAAGCGCGACCATCGCCGTCTCGGCCGCGAGATGGACCTGTTCCACTTCCAGGAAGAAGGACCGGGGGTTGTCTTTTGGCACGGCAAGGGCTGGCGTATCTTCCAGACGCTGGTCGCCTACATGCGCCGCCGCCTTGCTGCCGACTATCAGGAGGTCAACGCGCCGCAGGTTCTTGATGCTTCCCTTTGGGAAACATCGGGTCATTGGGGCTGGTACCAGGAGAACATGTTTGCGGTGAAATCGGCGCATGCGCTGACGCATCCGGATGACAAGGAAGCAGACAACCGCGTCTTCGCACTGAAGCCGATGAACTGCCCGGGTCACGTGCAGATCTTCAAGCACGGGCTGAAATCCTACCGCGAACTGCCGATCCGTCTGGCGGAATTCGGAACGGTCCATCGTTATGAGCCGTCAGGGGCTCTACACGGCCTGATGCGGGTGCGCGGCTTCACGCAGGACGACGCGCACATCTTCTGCACCGACGAGCAGATGGCCGCCGAGTGCCTGAAGATCAACGACCTGATCCTCTCGGTCTACAAGGACTTCGGTTTCGACGAGATTACCATCAAGCTCTCCACGCGCCCGGACAAGCGCGTCGGTTCGGATGAGCTGTGGGATCGCGCCGAGAGCGTCATGATGGACGTGCTCACTACGATCCAGCAGCAGTCGAACGATATCAAGACCGGCATTCTGCCGGGCGAGGGCGCGTTCTACGGCCCGAAGTTCGAATATACGCTGAAAGACGCGATCGGCCGTGAATGGCAGTGCGGCACCACGCAGGTTGACTTCAACCTGCCCGAGCGCTTCGGAGCTTTCTATATCGACAGCAATTCGGAGAAGACGCAACCGGTGATGATCCACCGCGCCATATGCGGCTCGATGGAACGCTTCCTCGGGATCCTGATCGAAAACTTCGCCGGTCATCTGCCGCTCTGGGTCTCGCCGCTGCAGGTCGTGGTCGCGACGATCACCTCGGAAGCGGACGGCTATGGCGCAGAAGTTGCCGAAGCGTTGCAGGAAGCGGGACTCAACGTCGAGACCGACTTCCGTAATGAGAAGATCAACTACAAGATCCGCGAGCATTCCATTACGAAAGTTCCCGTCATCATCGTGTGCGGACGGAAGGAAGCAGAGGAACGGACTGTCAACATCCGCCGCCTTGGCAGCCAGGACCAGACGTCGATGCCGCTCGAGGCGGCGATCGAGAGCCTTTCCTGGGAAGCGACGCCTCCGGATATGCGCCGCAAAATCGAAGCCAAGAAGTCGAAGGCTGCCTGA
- a CDS encoding DUF1697 domain-containing protein, with protein sequence MNGKTVYVALLHSIALAPGRRVVMSDLRDIAAALGFNNPRTLASTGNIVFEADSAPLGDIEAKFEAAFKTKFAKPVDIIARKGADWLTMANSNPFPDGDGSQVIVRVMRKPLDQSALDRLQPYVEANQHLAVANGDLWIDFGGKPSEWKLLSALTTGRMGVGTLRNWNTVRGLAEMIG encoded by the coding sequence ATGAACGGTAAAACCGTCTACGTTGCGCTCCTCCACAGCATTGCTCTTGCGCCCGGGCGCCGGGTCGTCATGTCTGATCTACGCGACATCGCCGCAGCGCTCGGCTTCAACAATCCGCGCACGCTGGCCTCGACCGGCAATATCGTCTTTGAAGCAGACAGTGCGCCGCTCGGTGACATCGAAGCGAAGTTTGAAGCTGCCTTCAAAACAAAGTTTGCAAAACCCGTCGACATCATCGCCCGCAAGGGCGCGGACTGGCTGACGATGGCGAACTCAAATCCGTTTCCGGATGGCGATGGCAGCCAAGTGATCGTGCGCGTGATGCGCAAGCCGCTCGATCAGTCCGCCCTAGATAGGCTTCAGCCGTACGTCGAAGCCAACCAGCATTTGGCGGTGGCCAACGGCGACCTCTGGATCGACTTCGGCGGAAAACCCAGCGAATGGAAGCTGCTGTCGGCGCTCACGACCGGGCGCATGGGCGTCGGAACGCTGCGAAATTGGAATACCGTGCGCGGCCTTGCCGAAATGATCGGCTGA
- the yidD gene encoding membrane protein insertion efficiency factor YidD, whose amino-acid sequence MCESCSLNHDDDEDLPKSRVSRPMAPETSRSDRRYSGQAARYCRNYTGPFRKTPDRLLGMGLIRLYQLTLSGFVGNSCRHIPTCSEYGYEAIARHGLWAGGWMTLFRVGRCGPGGTSGLDPVPEGLEERFHWWTPWRYYVLKRKSG is encoded by the coding sequence ATGTGCGAATCTTGCTCTCTTAATCACGATGACGACGAAGATCTCCCCAAAAGCCGGGTCTCCCGGCCAATGGCCCCGGAAACCTCACGAAGTGACAGAAGGTACTCCGGACAAGCGGCAAGATACTGTCGAAACTATACCGGACCTTTTCGCAAGACCCCGGACCGGCTGCTCGGCATGGGGTTGATCCGGCTTTATCAACTGACCTTATCCGGATTTGTGGGCAACTCGTGCAGGCATATTCCGACGTGTTCCGAATATGGCTACGAGGCGATCGCACGCCACGGCCTGTGGGCAGGCGGGTGGATGACGCTCTTTCGCGTCGGGCGCTGCGGGCCGGGCGGGACGAGTGGTCTCGATCCCGTGCCTGAAGGGCTGGAGGAACGATTCCATTGGTGGACGCCCTGGCGCTATTATGTGCTCAAACGGAAGTCAGGTTGA
- a CDS encoding iron-sulfur cluster assembly scaffold protein yields MEDIYNSKILEFAGNIPLTGSLADADASAQAHSRLCGSKVRIWLKMEGDTVTAFAHDVKACALGQASSSIMARHVIGATASELRKAREDMLAMLKADGEGPGGRFEDMRYLRPVKDYKARHASTMLTFDAVVDAVGQIEAMRAEMAEA; encoded by the coding sequence ATGGAAGACATCTATAACAGCAAAATCCTCGAATTTGCAGGCAATATTCCGCTGACAGGCAGCCTCGCCGATGCCGATGCAAGCGCACAGGCGCATTCGAGACTTTGCGGTTCAAAAGTGCGGATCTGGCTGAAGATGGAGGGCGATACGGTCACCGCTTTTGCCCATGACGTCAAAGCCTGCGCACTCGGCCAGGCATCGTCCTCGATCATGGCCCGGCACGTGATCGGCGCAACGGCCAGCGAACTCCGCAAGGCCCGCGAAGACATGCTCGCCATGCTGAAGGCGGACGGAGAGGGCCCGGGCGGCCGCTTCGAGGACATGCGCTACCTGCGCCCGGTCAAGGATTACAAGGCTCGCCACGCGTCCACCATGCTGACTTTCGACGCTGTCGTCGATGCCGTCGGGCAAATCGAGGCCATGCGCGCAGAAATGGCCGAGGCGTGA
- the folE gene encoding GTP cyclohydrolase I FolE: MDAIVKNFPQTSRDTERPSQKEAEEAIRVLLRWAGDDPSREGLIDTPARVAKAYRELFAGYEMDPEDVLGRTFEEVAGYDDMVLVKDIPFYSHCEHHMVPIIGKAHVAYMPDGKVLGLSKIARVVEIYGRRLQTQETMTAQIAKAIDDTLAPRGVAVMLEAEHMCMAMRGVQKQGSTTLTTTFTGTFKAEPAEQARFMTMVRSR; this comes from the coding sequence ATGGACGCCATCGTAAAGAATTTTCCGCAGACCAGCCGTGACACCGAGCGCCCCAGCCAGAAGGAAGCTGAAGAGGCGATTCGCGTTCTGCTTCGGTGGGCTGGTGACGATCCCTCGCGCGAAGGGCTTATCGATACGCCTGCCCGTGTCGCCAAAGCCTATCGCGAACTTTTCGCCGGCTACGAAATGGATCCGGAAGACGTCCTGGGCCGCACCTTCGAAGAGGTCGCCGGCTACGACGACATGGTTCTGGTGAAGGATATTCCGTTTTACTCGCACTGCGAACATCACATGGTGCCGATTATCGGCAAGGCACATGTCGCATATATGCCTGACGGCAAGGTGCTTGGACTTTCCAAGATCGCCCGCGTCGTCGAGATCTATGGCCGCCGCCTTCAGACACAGGAAACAATGACTGCACAGATCGCCAAGGCGATCGATGATACGCTGGCTCCGCGCGGCGTTGCTGTCATGCTCGAAGCCGAACATATGTGCATGGCCATGCGGGGCGTACAGAAACAGGGTTCCACGACGCTGACGACAACCTTTACCGGGACCTTCAAGGCCGAGCCCGCCGAACAGGCGCGATTCATGACCATGGTGCGGAGCCGCTGA
- the hisI gene encoding phosphoribosyl-AMP cyclohydrolase produces the protein MMPFAFNAPSDDKSELEDAGDFTPRFDDRGLITAIVTDVHDGEILMVAHMNAQALALTIQTGKAHYFSRSRGKLWMKGETSGNLQMVKEIRTDCDQDAIWLKVEVAGHDATCHTGRRSCFYRTVTLQDGKPMLDIVDDERHFDPKDVYGK, from the coding sequence ATGATGCCGTTTGCATTCAATGCGCCGTCCGACGACAAATCCGAACTGGAAGATGCCGGCGATTTCACGCCTCGCTTCGACGATCGCGGTCTGATCACCGCGATCGTCACCGACGTGCATGACGGCGAGATCCTGATGGTTGCACACATGAACGCGCAGGCGCTGGCACTGACGATCCAAACGGGCAAGGCCCATTATTTCAGTCGGTCGCGCGGCAAGCTCTGGATGAAGGGCGAAACCTCCGGCAACCTCCAAATGGTCAAGGAGATCCGTACCGATTGCGATCAGGATGCAATCTGGCTTAAAGTAGAGGTCGCAGGCCACGACGCGACGTGCCATACTGGTCGCCGTTCCTGCTTCTACCGCACGGTGACGCTCCAGGACGGAAAACCAATGCTCGATATCGTGGATGACGAGCGGCATTTCGACCCGAAAGACGTCTACGGAAAATAG
- a CDS encoding patatin-like phospholipase family protein — translation MLNWSLHRQSSESGGSGSGVSTVPEMTAPPTSTLPPKRAKIALALGGGAARGWAHIGVLRALDEAGIEVGMIAGTSIGALVGGCYLAGKLDELEAFARSLTMRRIASLLDLTIGGSGLFGGMRLTKRMQEHLEGLNVEDLDRPFVAVAAEVNTGHEVWISSGSLITALRASYALPGIFEPVRSNSRTLVDGALVNPVPVSVCRSYEQQLVVAVNLNYDLFGRSAVVKHNASLTLQEMQKQEEAPYARLGMTGVMVQAFNIIQDRISRARLAGDPPDISLHPRLSDIGLSEFHRAGEAIERGYEEARARLPELRRMQEAFATQA, via the coding sequence ATGCTGAACTGGAGTTTGCATCGTCAGAGCTCTGAATCAGGTGGTTCAGGTTCCGGTGTCTCGACAGTTCCAGAAATGACCGCTCCTCCGACGTCCACTCTTCCCCCTAAAAGAGCAAAGATTGCACTGGCGCTTGGCGGCGGCGCGGCGCGCGGTTGGGCACATATTGGCGTGCTGCGCGCACTGGACGAGGCCGGGATCGAAGTTGGCATGATCGCTGGAACTTCGATCGGTGCGCTGGTCGGCGGCTGCTATCTTGCCGGCAAGCTGGATGAGCTCGAGGCCTTTGCCCGTTCGCTGACAATGCGCCGCATTGCGAGCCTGCTTGATCTTACCATCGGCGGCAGCGGACTTTTCGGCGGCATGCGCCTGACCAAGCGCATGCAGGAGCATCTCGAAGGTCTGAACGTGGAAGACCTCGACCGTCCCTTTGTCGCCGTAGCTGCTGAGGTGAATACCGGCCACGAGGTCTGGATCTCCAGCGGGTCGCTGATTACGGCGCTGCGCGCATCCTATGCCCTGCCCGGCATCTTCGAGCCAGTCCGCAGTAACAGCCGCACGTTGGTCGACGGCGCGCTGGTCAATCCGGTGCCGGTTTCCGTTTGCCGCAGCTACGAGCAGCAGCTCGTCGTGGCTGTTAACCTGAACTACGACCTCTTCGGCCGCTCCGCAGTCGTCAAGCACAATGCGAGCCTCACGCTTCAGGAGATGCAGAAGCAGGAGGAAGCGCCCTATGCGCGCCTGGGAATGACCGGCGTGATGGTGCAAGCCTTCAACATCATCCAGGACAGGATCTCGCGCGCTCGCCTTGCCGGCGATCCGCCGGACATTTCGCTGCATCCACGTCTCAGCGACATCGGCCTTTCGGAATTCCACAGGGCTGGCGAAGCGATAGAGCGTGGATACGAGGAAGCCAGAGCGCGCCTTCCCGAACTCCGGCGGATGCAGGAAGCGTTCGCCACCCAGGCGTGA
- a CDS encoding CBS domain-containing protein has protein sequence MSNTVKAILDLKGRNVVTAGANTTAGEAAKVLSSRKIGAVVIVSEEGRIAGIFTERDLVNAVAKFGKDCLDQPVVSLMTSRVFRCHENTTVNELMELMTSRRFRHLPVETNGKLVGIVSIGDVVKTRIAEVEREAEEIKAYIAG, from the coding sequence ATGTCCAACACCGTAAAGGCCATCCTCGACCTGAAGGGCCGCAACGTCGTCACGGCCGGGGCGAACACGACCGCCGGCGAAGCGGCGAAAGTGCTCAGCAGCCGCAAGATAGGTGCCGTTGTCATCGTCAGCGAGGAGGGCCGTATTGCCGGGATCTTCACCGAACGCGATCTTGTCAATGCGGTTGCAAAGTTCGGCAAGGACTGCCTTGATCAGCCGGTAGTCTCGCTGATGACATCGAGGGTCTTCCGATGCCACGAGAACACGACCGTCAATGAATTGATGGAACTGATGACCAGCCGACGTTTCCGCCATCTGCCGGTCGAAACCAACGGAAAGCTTGTCGGCATCGTATCAATCGGCGACGTCGTGAAGACGCGCATCGCAGAAGTCGAGCGCGAGGCAGAAGAAATCAAGGCCTATATCGCAGGCTGA